The following proteins are encoded in a genomic region of Anaerobaca lacustris:
- a CDS encoding DUF434 domain-containing protein translates to MPDKREHRGPHPSDAALFAPDRLASLREALVDFSLLRSKGYADKSALKLVGDRFALTQRQRLAVIRSACSDQQRQSRLSRRVQIGELGGRTLAIDGYNLLITIEAALSGGLIFRGRDGCFRDLASIHGTYRRVEETIPALELTGEFLSEIGVVGALWLLDSPVSNSGRLKTLIADLAREHHWPWHVRLSLNPDAELRGPFTFSKQVGWASAHAADTAWAKAHPTELPPIVVTTDSVILDACGAWTNLAAEIITHCLPETPVIDLARS, encoded by the coding sequence TGCGAGAGGCGCTGGTGGATTTTTCGCTGCTGCGGAGCAAGGGCTATGCCGACAAGAGCGCGCTGAAGCTCGTCGGGGACCGGTTCGCCCTCACGCAGAGACAGCGTCTGGCGGTGATACGCTCCGCCTGCTCCGACCAGCAGAGGCAATCCAGGCTCTCGCGTCGCGTCCAGATCGGCGAGTTGGGCGGCCGGACGCTGGCCATCGACGGGTACAACCTGCTGATTACCATCGAGGCAGCCCTCAGCGGTGGGCTGATCTTTCGCGGTCGTGACGGCTGCTTCCGCGACCTGGCCAGCATCCACGGCACCTACCGCAGGGTGGAAGAAACGATCCCCGCCCTCGAATTGACCGGCGAATTCCTGTCCGAGATCGGCGTCGTCGGCGCCCTGTGGCTGCTCGACAGCCCCGTCTCCAACAGCGGCCGGCTCAAGACCCTGATTGCCGACCTGGCCCGAGAGCACCACTGGCCCTGGCACGTCCGCCTGTCGCTGAACCCCGACGCCGAGCTGCGCGGGCCATTCACCTTCTCCAAACAGGTAGGATGGGCTTCAGCCCATGCGGCTGATACAGCATGGGCCAAAGCCCATCCTACAGAACTGCCCCCCATCGTCGTCACCACAGACAGCGTCATCCTCGACGCCTGCGGCGCATGGACCAACCTCGCCGCCGAGATCATCACGCACTGCCTGCCCGAAACCCCCGTCATCGACCTGGCCCGTTCGTAG
- a CDS encoding PQQ-dependent sugar dehydrogenase encodes MQRLVVVLSLAVLLPPVTAYAVCPLRLEMVASGLNRPVGVAWPDDGTNRLFVIEQHTGRIRIVDLNTGSMLPAPFLSLGGLVSGNEQGLLGLAFDPLHANNGLFYVNVTVAGGATEIRRYRVSRTSWDVADPDSGVVLLSIAQPFSNHNGGWIAFGPDGYLYISTGDGGSGFDPGNRAQNLDTLLGKMLRIDVRATDGPTGQYGIPPDNPFVGVPGARPEIWAYGLRNAWRCSFDRLTGDLYIADVGQNQIEEINFQPASSSGGENYGWRIMEGTRCSDDSRTGGNPPCDDPSLVPPIYEYTHAVGVSVTGGYVYRGHKLGGLQGTYFFGDYGSARIWSFRYDGATLTEFAERTAELNPGLANVGFLSSFGEGPDGELYLLDLVGGALFRMVSAAEPIPGDLNNDCRVDLADLAILAGNWLAGAQ; translated from the coding sequence ATGCAGCGACTCGTTGTGGTCCTATCCCTGGCCGTCTTGCTGCCGCCGGTCACCGCTTACGCGGTCTGTCCGTTGAGACTGGAGATGGTGGCCTCCGGCCTGAACCGCCCGGTCGGCGTCGCCTGGCCCGACGACGGCACCAACCGCCTCTTCGTCATCGAGCAGCACACCGGACGCATTCGGATCGTCGATCTGAACACCGGCTCGATGCTCCCTGCGCCCTTTCTGAGCCTGGGCGGCCTGGTGAGCGGCAACGAGCAGGGCCTGCTGGGCCTGGCCTTCGATCCGCTGCACGCCAACAACGGTCTGTTCTACGTCAACGTCACCGTCGCCGGCGGTGCGACCGAGATTCGACGCTACCGCGTCTCTCGGACCAGTTGGGACGTCGCCGATCCGGACAGCGGCGTCGTGCTGCTGTCCATCGCCCAGCCGTTCTCCAACCACAACGGCGGGTGGATCGCCTTCGGACCCGACGGCTACCTTTACATCAGCACGGGCGACGGCGGCAGCGGGTTCGATCCGGGCAACCGCGCCCAGAACCTCGACACGCTCCTGGGCAAGATGCTTCGCATCGACGTGCGCGCCACCGACGGCCCGACGGGCCAATATGGGATTCCGCCCGACAATCCCTTCGTCGGCGTCCCCGGCGCGCGCCCCGAGATCTGGGCTTACGGCCTGCGCAATGCCTGGCGGTGCAGCTTCGACCGCCTCACCGGCGACCTCTACATCGCCGACGTCGGCCAGAACCAGATCGAGGAGATCAACTTCCAGCCCGCCTCCAGCAGCGGGGGCGAGAACTACGGCTGGCGCATCATGGAAGGGACGCGGTGCAGCGACGACAGCCGCACCGGCGGCAACCCGCCCTGCGACGACCCCTCGCTCGTGCCCCCGATCTACGAATACACGCACGCCGTCGGCGTCTCCGTCACCGGCGGCTACGTCTATCGAGGCCACAAGCTCGGCGGTCTGCAGGGGACCTACTTCTTCGGCGACTATGGCTCGGCCCGCATCTGGTCCTTCCGATACGACGGCGCGACTCTGACGGAATTCGCCGAACGCACCGCCGAGCTGAATCCAGGCCTGGCCAACGTGGGGTTTCTCTCCTCGTTCGGCGAGGGCCCCGACGGCGAGCTGTACCTGCTCGATCTGGTCGGTGGGGCGCTGTTCCGGATGGTCTCGGCCGCCGAGCCGATCCCCGGCGACCTGAACAACGACTGCCGCGTCGATCTCGCCGACCTCGCCATCCTGGCCGGCAACTGGCTGGCCGGCGCACAATAG
- the rsmH gene encoding 16S rRNA (cytosine(1402)-N(4))-methyltransferase RsmH translates to MNESESSGDGPASRPARRPRYRGTHPRDFRDKYKERDLQTHPEIAAHLRAKGRTPAGSHVPVMTEQVLAHLHPSPGEIVIDCTVGCGGHAMEFARRIAPAGRLIALDVDGVELERTRVRLGQTPAPVSFHRGNFAGVGNVLAKEGLDGCDVLFADLGVSSMQIDDPDRGMSYKHDGPLDLRMDDRLKRTGADLIQSVDEDTLAQALRDLADEPDAEAIARAIVRRRSERPVTQTLQLVELVLAAKGLTAETWRKQRAAHPGLLHPAARTFQTLRILVNDELGCLKKLLALAPYCLRPGGRVGIISFHSGEDRLVKQSFREGLHSDLYHAACEDVIVPRPDDVASNPRSASAKFRWAAR, encoded by the coding sequence ATGAACGAATCGGAATCATCAGGCGACGGGCCGGCATCGAGACCGGCGCGGCGGCCCCGCTATCGCGGCACGCACCCGCGGGACTTTCGCGACAAGTACAAAGAACGCGACCTCCAGACCCATCCCGAGATCGCAGCGCACCTCCGCGCCAAGGGCAGAACCCCCGCGGGCAGCCACGTGCCGGTGATGACCGAGCAGGTCCTCGCCCACCTGCATCCGTCACCGGGCGAGATCGTCATCGACTGCACGGTCGGCTGCGGCGGTCACGCGATGGAATTCGCCCGGCGAATCGCACCGGCCGGTCGGCTGATCGCCCTGGACGTCGACGGCGTGGAACTGGAGCGAACGCGCGTGCGTCTGGGCCAGACGCCGGCGCCGGTGAGTTTCCATCGCGGCAACTTCGCGGGCGTGGGCAACGTGCTCGCAAAAGAGGGGCTCGACGGCTGCGACGTCCTGTTCGCCGACCTGGGCGTATCGAGCATGCAGATCGACGACCCTGATCGCGGCATGAGCTACAAGCACGACGGCCCGCTCGATCTGCGGATGGACGACCGTCTCAAGCGGACCGGCGCCGACCTGATCCAATCGGTGGACGAAGACACATTGGCACAGGCCCTGCGCGACCTGGCGGACGAGCCGGACGCCGAGGCGATCGCCCGTGCCATCGTCAGACGGCGGAGCGAGAGGCCGGTGACGCAGACGTTGCAGTTGGTCGAGCTGGTTCTGGCCGCCAAGGGCCTCACCGCCGAGACCTGGCGGAAGCAGCGTGCTGCGCATCCCGGCCTGCTCCATCCGGCCGCCCGCACCTTCCAGACGCTTCGCATCCTGGTCAACGATGAGCTGGGCTGCTTGAAGAAACTGCTGGCCCTTGCCCCCTATTGCCTGCGTCCGGGCGGCCGGGTCGGCATCATCAGTTTCCACAGCGGAGAGGACCGCCTCGTGAAGCAGTCGTTTCGGGAAGGGTTGCACAGCGACCTGTACCACGCGGCTTGCGAAGACGTGATCGTCCCCCGGCCGGACGACGTGGCCTCGAACCCCCGCAGTGCCTCCGCCAAATTCCGCTGGGCCGCCCGATAG
- a CDS encoding phenylpyruvate tautomerase MIF-related protein, translating into MMMPLIQLATSCDLSDRNKKESIAKGLSRLAAEGTGKPEQYVMACVQDKATMTMAGESGPCALVTVKGIGGLSPSVNQDLTSRICQMLHEELAIPTDRIYVTFEELAATAWGWDRHTFG; encoded by the coding sequence ATGATGATGCCGTTGATTCAGCTTGCGACCTCGTGCGATCTGTCCGACCGCAACAAGAAAGAGTCCATCGCTAAGGGCCTGTCGCGTCTGGCGGCCGAGGGGACGGGCAAGCCGGAGCAATACGTCATGGCGTGCGTGCAGGACAAGGCGACCATGACGATGGCGGGCGAGAGCGGCCCCTGCGCTCTGGTGACCGTCAAGGGGATCGGGGGACTGAGCCCGTCGGTCAATCAGGACCTCACCAGCCGGATCTGCCAGATGCTCCACGAGGAACTGGCGATCCCGACGGACCGCATCTACGTGACATTCGAGGAGCTGGCCGCCACCGCCTGGGGCTGGGACCGTCACACCTTCGGGTAA
- a CDS encoding methyltransferase domain-containing protein, whose product MARRYVHGYDPRENTRLQDQASTLVQLLHCDTAYAAGTTVLEAGCGVGAQTVTLARNSPDAQITSVDLSERSLAQAQAAVAAAGLTNVTFRQGDIFDLPFAPESFDHVFVCFVLEHLAEPVRALVELKKLLKVGGSMTAIEGDHGSTHFHPDSTKAHAAIRCQVELQRQAGGNANIGRELFPLLTEAGFDAVRVSPRMVYVDASRPELVEGFTRKTFTAMVDGVRAAALEAGLIDAADFDEGVRDLYRTTEPDGVFCYTFFKAVAVKNA is encoded by the coding sequence ATGGCACGAAGGTACGTACACGGATACGATCCACGCGAGAACACGCGGCTGCAGGACCAGGCCTCGACGCTGGTCCAACTGCTGCACTGCGACACCGCCTACGCCGCCGGGACCACGGTCTTGGAGGCCGGTTGCGGGGTCGGGGCCCAGACCGTGACCTTGGCGCGAAACAGCCCCGACGCGCAGATCACCTCCGTCGATCTCTCCGAGCGTTCCCTCGCCCAGGCGCAGGCGGCGGTCGCGGCAGCCGGCCTGACGAACGTCACGTTCCGCCAGGGTGACATCTTCGACCTGCCGTTCGCGCCGGAGTCGTTCGACCATGTCTTCGTCTGCTTCGTCCTCGAACACCTTGCTGAGCCCGTTCGGGCCCTGGTGGAACTGAAGAAACTGCTCAAGGTCGGCGGCTCGATGACCGCGATCGAAGGCGACCACGGCTCGACGCATTTCCATCCCGACAGCACCAAGGCCCACGCCGCGATCCGCTGCCAGGTCGAGTTGCAGAGACAGGCGGGGGGCAACGCGAACATCGGCCGCGAATTGTTCCCCCTGCTCACCGAGGCGGGCTTCGATGCCGTCCGGGTCTCGCCGCGCATGGTGTACGTCGATGCGAGCCGGCCCGAGCTGGTCGAGGGCTTCACCCGCAAGACGTTTACCGCGATGGTTGACGGTGTGCGAGCCGCAGCGCTGGAGGCCGGCCTGATCGATGCCGCCGATTTCGACGAAGGTGTTCGCGACCTCTACCGCACGACCGAACCCGATGGCGTCTTCTGCTATACCTTCTTCAAAGCCGTCGCCGTCAAGAACGCATAG
- a CDS encoding glycosyltransferase family 9 protein: protein MSDGWNDILLIKPSSLGDIVMALPALSALRRSFGAARITWLVRPAFAPLIEGHPHLDEIVHFDRKTLGKAWYHPGAMKALVGLIADLRRRHFDAVLDLQGLLRTASLAWLSGCPQRFGPVWGREFAHHFYTTTVPRRIEWVHVIDYYMKLVEAMGGRDLGVEFVLPRKPDAVASAAALLAQNDLTPLRYAVLIPGSAQVSKCWPAERFAALADRLASDHGLAVVAIGSEAERVMVERVQTHAACQIVNLAGRTSLPELVEVLRSARLVVANDTGPGHIAATLGRPLVMMFSWSNPLRVGPYRRPECVVGRDIEARGMAVRSTDPAHAIDRITLDEVYARAAEQLGS, encoded by the coding sequence ATGTCCGATGGATGGAACGACATTCTCCTGATCAAGCCCAGTTCGCTGGGTGACATCGTGATGGCGCTGCCGGCGCTGTCGGCGCTGCGGCGCAGCTTTGGGGCCGCGCGGATCACCTGGCTGGTGCGTCCGGCGTTTGCGCCGCTGATCGAGGGCCACCCGCACCTCGACGAGATCGTTCATTTCGACCGCAAGACGCTGGGCAAGGCCTGGTACCATCCCGGCGCGATGAAGGCCCTCGTGGGACTGATCGCGGACCTGCGCCGTCGGCACTTCGACGCGGTGCTCGACCTCCAGGGCCTGCTTCGCACGGCGTCTCTGGCATGGCTGTCCGGCTGCCCGCAGCGTTTCGGGCCGGTCTGGGGCCGCGAGTTCGCCCACCATTTCTACACGACGACGGTCCCGCGACGCATCGAGTGGGTCCACGTGATCGACTACTACATGAAACTCGTCGAGGCGATGGGTGGCCGCGACCTCGGCGTCGAGTTCGTCCTGCCCCGGAAGCCCGATGCGGTCGCCTCGGCAGCCGCGCTGCTGGCCCAGAACGATCTGACGCCGTTGCGATATGCCGTCTTGATCCCCGGCTCGGCCCAGGTCAGCAAGTGCTGGCCCGCCGAACGGTTCGCCGCCCTGGCCGACCGGCTGGCGTCGGACCACGGTCTGGCTGTCGTCGCGATCGGAAGCGAGGCCGAGCGCGTCATGGTCGAACGGGTCCAGACCCATGCCGCCTGCCAGATCGTGAACCTGGCCGGCCGGACCTCGCTGCCCGAACTGGTCGAGGTGCTTCGGTCCGCCCGGCTCGTCGTCGCAAACGACACGGGGCCCGGGCACATCGCCGCGACGCTCGGCCGGCCGCTCGTGATGATGTTCAGTTGGTCCAACCCGCTCCGCGTCGGTCCCTATCGCCGGCCCGAATGCGTTGTCGGCCGCGACATCGAAGCTCGTGGCATGGCCGTTCGCAGCACCGACCCTGCCCACGCGATCGACCGCATCACGCTCGACGAGGTCTACGCGCGTGCAGCCGAACAACTTGGCTCTTGA
- a CDS encoding NUDIX hydrolase → MAKKGKYVYEWPRPMVTVDAAVFCLSGGKARLLLVERKKDPYQGRWAVPGGFIEMDEELEDAVARELEEETGLTGVALEQLRAFGTVGRDPRGRQITVVFTGIVEGPARLRAGDDASKARWFDIDRLPANMAFDHDEVARVAIRRLKRTRAYRRFAAA, encoded by the coding sequence ATGGCAAAGAAGGGCAAGTACGTATACGAGTGGCCTCGGCCGATGGTGACGGTCGATGCGGCGGTGTTCTGCCTGTCGGGCGGCAAGGCCCGCCTGCTGCTGGTCGAGCGGAAGAAGGACCCGTACCAAGGCCGGTGGGCGGTGCCCGGCGGGTTCATCGAGATGGACGAGGAATTGGAGGACGCCGTCGCCCGCGAGCTCGAAGAGGAGACGGGGCTGACGGGCGTGGCTCTGGAGCAGTTGCGGGCGTTCGGCACGGTCGGGCGCGACCCGCGCGGCCGGCAGATCACGGTGGTCTTCACGGGGATCGTCGAGGGGCCCGCCCGCCTCCGCGCCGGCGACGATGCGTCCAAGGCGCGATGGTTCGACATCGACCGCCTGCCCGCCAACATGGCCTTCGACCACGACGAAGTCGCGCGCGTCGCCATCCGGCGGCTCAAGCGCACCAGGGCCTATCGGCGTTTCGCAGCGGCGTAG
- a CDS encoding gamma-glutamylcyclotransferase family protein — MHERKVNLFVYGSLRDSRVFQSVGGLAFTRKPSKIDDKTLFAEPAFLPGHRRVSPDNVYYYAVKAPDARIEGLVIYDVPASTMTGVDRYEGKRYRRETVHVYTAHGKVEAQAYLVTPESMRKHFGDRFHVNLIHELWLRKRINRFLRKHTRPGERTADAEIERQAERELLGTTERDLVMTHYQTDAMSDYYLEHELDRPRPSIRPLLSEPEAVPYLRSYLALVLRQVLLNQFDEQIQSRYRYDLEHMRTSERYFARSVSLLAALRMINASRNAVDLIVQRGLAMPCERFDLIDYVKYAVRAARSIFDSRVAEANLGRIRSNLQPGLVPLGFELELSNLGPDAVEPRLSVSKASDPVYGGFRYFYDFCLDVLCWKLGGYIDDHTGSGQRRRSSGFLEVAPGRLSIAGELSRPATSDPWLLNQLIHELVGFFEVRPHSLHLSFQLFKSRIEEQNVLPIGFVKCLLALGGGSERKPGGLWVSRMGHDEIMQDRLGHELVFARRSRRNWYLGRDDIGDKAPVQATTYIQQYKFIRLERRANYEPLILCLKGLQLALNPGDYLSAEQLRSSARLRRQYEQLRVWAAEPTQISPQVIGKFLNAAQHGLMIERHRKPAHRLHYIEWALSAIATQLGMFNQQVKKPAPGPADR, encoded by the coding sequence ATGCACGAGCGAAAAGTCAATCTCTTCGTCTACGGATCGCTTCGCGACAGTCGCGTCTTCCAGTCGGTCGGCGGTCTGGCGTTCACGCGAAAGCCCTCGAAGATCGACGACAAGACGCTGTTTGCCGAGCCGGCGTTCCTGCCGGGCCATCGTCGCGTCAGTCCGGACAACGTCTACTACTACGCCGTCAAGGCCCCCGACGCCAGGATCGAGGGACTGGTCATCTACGACGTGCCGGCCTCGACCATGACCGGAGTGGACCGATACGAGGGCAAGCGATACCGACGGGAAACGGTCCACGTCTACACCGCCCACGGCAAGGTCGAAGCGCAGGCCTACCTGGTGACGCCCGAGTCGATGCGAAAGCACTTCGGCGACCGGTTCCACGTCAACCTGATCCACGAGCTGTGGCTTCGCAAGCGGATCAACCGGTTCCTCCGGAAGCACACGCGTCCGGGCGAGCGGACCGCCGACGCGGAGATCGAGCGACAGGCCGAACGGGAGCTTCTGGGTACGACCGAGCGCGACCTGGTGATGACGCACTACCAGACCGATGCGATGAGCGACTACTATCTGGAACATGAGTTGGATCGGCCACGGCCGAGCATTCGACCCCTTCTGAGCGAGCCGGAGGCGGTGCCGTACCTGCGCAGCTATCTGGCCCTGGTCTTGCGCCAGGTGCTGCTCAATCAGTTCGACGAGCAGATCCAGAGCCGATACCGCTACGACCTGGAGCACATGCGGACCAGCGAGCGTTACTTCGCTCGCTCCGTCAGCCTGCTGGCGGCCTTGCGGATGATCAACGCCAGCCGCAACGCCGTGGACCTGATCGTCCAGCGGGGTCTTGCGATGCCCTGCGAGCGGTTCGATCTGATCGACTACGTCAAGTACGCCGTTCGCGCCGCCAGGAGCATCTTCGATTCACGTGTGGCCGAGGCCAATCTGGGTCGCATTCGATCCAACCTCCAGCCGGGCCTTGTGCCGCTCGGCTTCGAGCTGGAGCTGAGCAATCTCGGCCCGGACGCCGTCGAGCCCCGGCTCAGCGTCAGCAAGGCGTCCGATCCGGTCTATGGCGGGTTCCGGTATTTCTACGATTTCTGTCTCGACGTGCTCTGCTGGAAGCTCGGCGGGTACATCGACGACCACACCGGCTCCGGACAGCGGCGGCGCAGCTCGGGTTTCCTCGAAGTGGCGCCCGGACGGCTCAGCATCGCCGGTGAACTGTCGCGGCCGGCCACGTCCGATCCCTGGCTGCTGAACCAGTTGATCCACGAACTGGTCGGCTTCTTCGAGGTCCGCCCGCACAGTCTGCACCTGTCATTTCAGTTGTTCAAGAGCCGGATCGAAGAGCAGAACGTCCTGCCGATTGGGTTCGTCAAGTGCCTCCTGGCCTTGGGCGGGGGCTCCGAACGCAAACCGGGAGGGCTCTGGGTCTCGCGGATGGGCCACGACGAGATCATGCAGGACCGCCTCGGCCACGAGTTGGTCTTCGCGCGGCGCAGCCGGCGCAACTGGTACCTCGGACGCGACGACATCGGCGACAAGGCGCCGGTCCAGGCGACGACGTACATTCAGCAGTACAAGTTCATCCGCCTGGAGAGGAGGGCCAACTACGAGCCGCTGATCCTGTGCCTCAAGGGCCTGCAACTGGCCCTGAATCCTGGCGACTACCTCAGCGCCGAGCAGCTTCGCAGCAGTGCGCGATTGCGCCGGCAGTACGAGCAGTTGCGAGTGTGGGCCGCCGAGCCGACGCAGATCAGCCCCCAGGTCATCGGCAAGTTCCTCAATGCCGCGCAGCACGGATTGATGATCGAACGCCATCGCAAGCCCGCCCACCGCCTGCACTACATCGAATGGGCCCTCAGCGCGATCGCCACCCAGTTGGGAATGTTCAATCAGCAGGTGAAGAAGCCCGCTCCCGGCCCGGCCGATCGATGA
- a CDS encoding glycosyltransferase family 2 protein, with amino-acid sequence MVQTDRPASGQGERRSPVSISVFFPCYNEQANVARVAEQAVGVLDELDADYEIILVDDGSADDTGRIADEIAAGNDRIRVIHHERNLGYGAALQSGFRAARKELVFYTDGDGQFDIGEMPALLPLMSDYDIVSCYRIDRQDNLVRKINGWLWTRVVGLVFSMRVRDVDCAFKLYRRRLFDEITMESTGALIDTEILARAIRKGYTITQKGVHHYPRTAGRQTGANLRVVLRAFQELWRLRRRIAREP; translated from the coding sequence ATGGTTCAGACGGACAGGCCGGCGTCCGGGCAGGGGGAGCGTCGATCCCCGGTGTCGATTTCGGTCTTCTTTCCCTGCTACAACGAGCAGGCCAACGTCGCACGCGTGGCCGAGCAGGCGGTCGGCGTGCTCGACGAGCTGGACGCCGACTATGAGATCATTCTCGTGGACGACGGCAGCGCCGACGACACGGGGCGGATCGCCGACGAGATCGCCGCGGGCAACGACCGCATTCGCGTGATCCACCACGAGCGCAATCTGGGCTACGGGGCCGCTCTCCAGTCGGGGTTTCGCGCCGCGCGCAAGGAGCTGGTCTTCTATACCGACGGCGACGGCCAGTTCGACATCGGCGAGATGCCGGCCCTGTTGCCGCTGATGTCCGACTACGACATCGTCAGTTGCTATCGGATCGACCGACAGGACAACCTCGTGCGAAAGATCAACGGATGGCTCTGGACCAGGGTCGTCGGGCTGGTGTTCTCGATGCGGGTCCGGGACGTGGATTGCGCCTTCAAGCTGTATCGGCGTCGCCTGTTCGACGAGATCACGATGGAGAGCACCGGGGCGCTGATCGACACGGAGATCCTGGCGCGGGCTATCCGAAAAGGGTATACGATCACGCAGAAGGGGGTGCACCACTATCCGCGCACGGCCGGCCGGCAGACCGGGGCCAACCTCCGGGTGGTCCTGCGGGCGTTCCAGGAGCTCTGGCGGTTGCGTCGGCGTATCGCGCGCGAGCCGTAA
- a CDS encoding pyridoxal phosphate-dependent aminotransferase — MKVSQRAKSVPPSATIAVTARAKELKAQGIDVVGFGAGEPDFDTPQYIKDAAIKALKEGKTKYTPAAGIIELRTAIARKLERENGLKYAPEQVVVNIGGKHSVYEAMQAVLDPGDEVLLPRPYWVTYPEAIKLAGGVTKIIETDKANSYKITPEQLKAAITPKTAMLVINSPSNPGGFMYTPDELRALAKALEGTNVCVMSDEIYEKLIFGDSKFISFAALSDDAFGRTLTLNGLSKAFSMTGWRLGYTAGPLDVIKAMSRLQDHMTSNPVTFAQYAAIAAMGPEADATIETMRIEFEKRGKYMAERLNAIEGIQCAEPAGAFYCFPDVSAHFGRSIGGAKITNSMEFATALLEQANVAVVPGLPFGCDDNVRLSFACSMENITKGLDRLEQWLAR; from the coding sequence ATCAAAGTCAGTCAGCGAGCGAAGAGCGTGCCGCCTTCGGCGACGATTGCGGTGACGGCCCGGGCCAAGGAGCTGAAGGCCCAGGGGATCGATGTGGTCGGTTTCGGGGCGGGGGAGCCCGATTTCGATACGCCGCAGTACATCAAGGACGCCGCGATCAAGGCCCTCAAAGAGGGCAAGACCAAGTACACGCCTGCCGCGGGCATCATCGAGTTGCGGACTGCCATCGCCAGGAAGCTCGAACGCGAAAACGGGCTGAAGTACGCCCCGGAGCAGGTCGTCGTCAATATCGGCGGCAAGCACTCGGTCTACGAGGCGATGCAGGCGGTGCTCGATCCGGGCGACGAGGTGCTGTTGCCGCGGCCGTACTGGGTGACGTATCCGGAGGCGATCAAGCTGGCCGGCGGCGTCACGAAGATCATCGAGACGGACAAGGCCAACAGCTACAAGATCACGCCGGAGCAGCTCAAGGCCGCCATCACGCCCAAGACGGCGATGCTCGTCATCAACTCGCCGAGCAACCCCGGCGGTTTCATGTACACGCCCGACGAACTACGGGCGTTGGCAAAGGCGCTCGAAGGCACGAACGTCTGCGTGATGAGCGATGAGATCTACGAGAAGCTGATCTTCGGCGACTCGAAGTTCATCAGTTTCGCAGCGCTGAGCGACGATGCGTTCGGGCGGACGTTGACGCTTAACGGTCTGAGCAAGGCCTTCTCGATGACCGGCTGGCGACTGGGCTACACCGCCGGACCGCTCGACGTCATCAAGGCGATGTCCCGGCTCCAGGACCACATGACCTCCAATCCGGTAACGTTCGCCCAGTATGCAGCGATTGCTGCGATGGGGCCCGAGGCCGACGCGACGATCGAAACGATGCGGATCGAGTTCGAGAAGCGCGGCAAGTACATGGCCGAGCGTCTCAACGCCATCGAGGGCATCCAGTGTGCTGAGCCGGCCGGGGCGTTCTACTGCTTCCCGGACGTCAGCGCCCACTTCGGACGGTCCATCGGCGGCGCGAAGATCACCAACAGCATGGAATTTGCCACGGCCCTGCTCGAACAGGCCAACGTGGCTGTGGTTCCGGGCCTGCCATTCGGCTGCGACGACAACGTTCGGCTGAGCTTCGCCTGCTCGATGGAGAACATCACCAAGGGCCTCGACCGACTGGAGCAGTGGCTGGCTCGCTGA
- a CDS encoding AAA family ATPase produces the protein MITKLSVANFKSVRRLDIDCKKVNLFIGEPNTGKSNILEALAMLSWCNQYSQPLSDYVRFEFMQNLFYDGLLDDEVRVGMSLSSGQPIGELYVRFTRDRFEFRSQAVTSQRFREVNHQGEGEGGATHPRTGDIKFYRFKGLATYGGSEPGSLKPPDGANLFSSVFSSKALRETMVEFFRKYGLTVVMKPHDRVFSIQKQVDGIVVELPYALQSDTLRRIIFYTVAMASNKDSVLVFEEAESNAFPYYTKHLGERIALDETNQFFIATHNPYLLSAVIEKARVEDVQVFITYFENYQTKVKPLSADQVSELMEADPFFNLDRFLEEGR, from the coding sequence ATGATTACGAAGCTGAGCGTCGCGAACTTCAAATCCGTTCGCCGGTTGGATATCGACTGCAAGAAGGTCAACCTCTTCATCGGCGAGCCCAACACCGGCAAGTCCAACATCCTCGAAGCGCTCGCGATGCTGTCGTGGTGCAATCAATACTCGCAGCCCCTGAGTGACTACGTGCGCTTCGAATTCATGCAGAACTTGTTTTATGATGGTTTGCTGGACGATGAAGTCAGGGTGGGGATGTCACTCTCGTCGGGCCAACCGATCGGGGAGCTGTATGTCCGGTTTACGCGAGATCGCTTTGAATTCCGAAGCCAGGCGGTTACTTCTCAACGATTCAGAGAGGTGAACCATCAGGGAGAAGGCGAGGGAGGCGCCACTCATCCCCGGACGGGCGATATCAAGTTCTACAGGTTCAAAGGTCTTGCGACGTACGGCGGCAGTGAGCCAGGGAGCCTCAAGCCGCCAGATGGGGCGAACCTCTTCTCCAGTGTATTCAGTTCAAAGGCTCTCCGCGAGACTATGGTCGAGTTCTTTCGAAAGTACGGCTTGACGGTGGTTATGAAGCCCCATGACAGAGTCTTCAGCATCCAGAAGCAAGTGGACGGCATCGTTGTGGAGCTCCCGTACGCCCTGCAGTCGGACACTTTGCGGCGAATCATCTTCTACACCGTGGCGATGGCTTCGAACAAGGACTCGGTGTTGGTGTTTGAGGAGGCGGAGTCGAATGCGTTTCCGTATTACACGAAGCACCTGGGTGAGCGGATCGCGCTGGACGAGACGAATCAGTTCTTCATCGCGACGCACAACCCCTACCTGCTCTCGGCGGTGATCGAAAAGGCCCGCGTGGAGGACGTGCAGGTCTTCATTACGTACTTCGAGAACTATCAGACCAAGGTCAAGCCGCTGAGCGCCGATCAGGTCTCTGAATTGATGGAAGCCGACCCCTTCTTCAACCTGGACCGTTTCCTTGAGGAAGGGCGATGA